Genomic segment of Schistocerca piceifrons isolate TAMUIC-IGC-003096 chromosome 1, iqSchPice1.1, whole genome shotgun sequence:
GCATCAGCTCGTGAGGCCAGAAGCAGCTGCCTGTCAGCCAATGCCGGCCAGGGTTACGGGAATGTGGCATGTCTGCCTCATAGTACTAATGACATGATGTGTATTTGAAGATGAATAAAACACTTCTCTCAACCAGCAGCGTGTCACTGAGCCCACCAGCCTGTCACTCCACAACTCACAACTGTCCTGGCACTTTCAGAGACCTAGTCTTTAGTTTCACTTGGATGTGATTATTAAAACTCCTTTGTATCGAATATGAGACACAGGACCTTCACCAAGTTTATAAAACTGCCATCAATCATAATCAGTTCAAGTATGTTAAAATTAAGACAAGGTCTGTTAACATTTGGAACCAATTTTTTCACCCTACTAGTCCAACCACCAAAACATGAGCTGTAACAGGGATGTTCCCCATGCAGGGTTGGGAAAAGAAACACATTCATAAATAAGAAATACTGAACTGCACTCTCTATAATGATAGTTGTACTACTAATAGTACTTAAAACTTCTTTGAAAAAAGTCAGACAGAACTCCACTGACTTGACATCTAAACAATTAATTGAGCAGCAGGAAGGACTGTAGGAATGCAAGTTGACAACTTTCAAAGGCTCATTGACAGACCTACCATAAACATTTTGGCCTTCTATTAGCATCTTATCCATTCATTGGTACAAGTTACTACTTGCACAGTTTAAAAGGTTCATAAGATACAAGACAATAAATCACCACACTGACGTGACGTGaggcgaggtgaggtgaggtgtgGCGAGGTGTGAGGTGAACTGTAAAATGCTGATGGATGGCAGGGATGCAGCTTAGGGACAGAATAGAGATGTAGTACCAGCAAGCTTGCGCTGGTGTGTGCAAAGGGAATGAGTGATATACAATGAAGTTGAGAAGTTGATTGTGGTAGGGGTAGATAGAGCAGAGGAAGAAGGAAAAGGAGAGGAGAAAAGAGTGTGAgtggaaaatggaagaaatggaagGGTAGTGGCATAGGTATGGgggtggaatgggggggggggggattttaagtTGGTGTTGGAACTTGGGATCATGGAGACCCATGACTGGAGGATTGCAGGATGTTTTGTATGGGTAATTCCCATCTATATAATCCACAAAAGATTGCATTGGTAGGGAGAGGTGGGTGGGATGTAACCAAGTGGCACAGCTTTTAAAGTGGTCAAACCTGCTGTGCTCAGCAGTATGTTTTGCCACAGGCTACAGTGAAGTAACAGAAATGTGCgcgagttctctctctctctctctcccccccccccccccccccaccacacacacacacacacacacacacacacacacacacacacacacacagagagagttgCCTCCTCTACTTCAACTGCACATGAACGCATATCTcatagaagaagaaaagaaatgataCTTGCCATAGCTGACTTATCATGGATCACTAGTATCCTATATTTACAGAAGGGAAGAAAAGTACTGACTTACCCTATCTTCTTCAACTTCTACTACGTTGTCATCAGCCAACTGAAAATCAAGTCGCCGTCTTTTTGTTACGTTCTGATCAGGAACAGGTGGACTCTCAGTTCTGTCTACAGCCCTTGTCTTTCTGTCATTGTCACACACTACTACTCTAGACGGATCTGTCCTCGATGGCAATCTCTTCAATGAAACAACTGGCGAAGAAGTAGGAGAACTTGGCAGACTGTAGTGTTCTTTGTTTGGAGTACTTGCTGGAGATGAGATAGTTCTTTGAGACACTGGACTCTTCAAATTTTCACACTGAAGTAACTCCTTCTTATCAGTGTCCTCCACGATAACTACAGGTGAACTACCTTCACACGTTTCATTTTTATCATTTGAATTTATAGATGCATTTGCCCGCCGCAAAGAAAGCCTTTTTGTTGGAATGGTGGGTGAGCTTGCTTCACTAGCTTGTGAAGGTGTACTTACATTCACTTTTTTTGGAGATTTATCTGAACTATGAGTCATGGATTGATTTAAGTTTTCTTGCAAATACAACTTTTTAGCACTGTTGATTTCCTCTACAATGACTAATGGTGGGGAATCCCTGCGTGACTGCTGGTCTTTCTTGGAGTTATCCTTTACTTCATTATTCAAAATTATGTCATCTGTTTGGGACATGTCATTGTTACCTTTACCTCCTGGAGAGCTTAGCGATTCACTCGAGTTGTCGTCATCAAGGAATTCCAAATAATCCCTCTCAATTTTATTTTGCCTGCCTCTCAAATTGTACCTCTGATTAGCACGAGTTTCTGTGTTACAGACTGAATCTTTGCGGGTTCTTGGCGGCAAAGTGAAAGTGGGGCCAACAATTGGTTTCCCCCACTCTACACAATTTAGCTTTTTATTTCGGGCCTTTTCAAGCTTCTTTGCATAACTAATGCTATACTTTCTGAACTCCACTGCGAAAGTATCATAGTCCAGTCCTTGAGCTAATAAATCAAAAGGAAATCTTAAATAGTCTTTTCCccgttttcttttaaaactatCGCGATATGATTCCTTATCAACAAAAAATGGGTTTATATTTCGTTTTTTGTCCCTGAGATGGTCATGCTTTAAGGTAGCAGGTGAACTTTCTTTATTTTCTGGAGAATCCTGTGATTTTCCTTCTTCATTTGTTATGCTTGTTGTTCCTTCCACACTAACATTGGGTACACTCTGATCAGATGTATCAACCATCTCTATACTGTCTGTGGAAGACACACTGCCTGCTTTTGAACTGGCTTGAGATGAAGATTtgtcttcctcaatttgtgaagcaggCAGTTCCAATTCATTTGCCTGTTCTTCAGACACCTGTAAACAGAATAATAAAGTTAACTTAATTAAAAACAACCAAGAagatttttctgtaaagaacaagtgtataataattttttgctacaaagaaaaaaatggttggGCTGAAgcaatggaatttctgtatttcagatGAAGTAAATTAGTAAATACTTTCTACTGTTTGGAATGTACTGTGTTTGAAATGCACAAAATAATTTCTACATGACTTTGAATTACTGGGTATCcattttttattgatgttcactcaACAGACACAGATATCACCAGACAGCGTACATAGCtacataaaattaatgataaattacacacaaaaatatataaaactgcAAATATGATTTAAATTATACTGAACCATCTTCCACGCAATCAGATACACCACAAACGGACTTTTATAACACCATccacctaaactaacttacgctgacctTTTCAGTCTCAGGAAACTCTTCTTATATCAGTTGCTGTTTTTACCACGCAGTTATATGTTCATTCCTAGTAACTACTGGTCACGTTGTCCTTTTCTCCCTGCCTTTTCTCGACTGTGTTCTATGAGGCACAAACAACGCATGTTTCATAACTGTTACCTCCTTATCTTCAATCCTCAAATCTGTTATCTGGCTTtacctttttgtttttgtttttgtttttgtttctgtttctatcTGCTCCTTATTGATACTGCTGTTAAAGTTTTCTTACAAGGCTCCTGCAATGTCCATGTACAAATATCTTATCACAGTTTGAATCTTGACCAGCAAACTCTATTTTTTGTCATCTCTTGTATTACACTTACTGTGAACTATCAATATAGAAGTCTCAGTTTTCAAAGggataataatgaaaataaatatgaaaaaagatTATATATTCTGAGGCAGTGATGCATGAAGTACGGTACACATATGTAGCTTATTAAATGCAACATCGCATGTTGAACTTTAGCTCAAGGGTGACACTATTTCACAAGATTCTGTATAGCCACAAATACCCAAAATTTTCACTTGCTACCAAAGAATGAAAACAATGACCAAAGCAAAAACACAATAAATCCCACAACATCCTATCTTGATAATGACTAACTTTGTATGTATTGGGCATGAAATACAATACTCACATGGCACTTAACATCATCAGCTGCTAAGACTGAAATAAAATCACCACTGATGCATTATCTCATACTGAATAACAACCATGACTAGAAGATAAAAGACAAAGGAAAAGGTTAGGTCATATTAACAATTAATCTGTCAATCCTGTTTCAAAAAGTACCTTTCATAAGATTATCTATACATCCAACAGACAGTAATTCCTGATCTCAATAAGAAagctacagaattttttctggaaataggTGCAAAATAATCTTGCTTGCTATGTTCCAaaatatgatttaa
This window contains:
- the LOC124712550 gene encoding uncharacterized protein LOC124712550, with the protein product MPRKTKFFHGANKEEDEASVNSELRARNMFEDGTPVEYRRNLLQVLRNSQTTADEERRSRTKRKKPQVSEEQANELELPASQIEEDKSSSQASSKAGSVSSTDSIEMVDTSDQSVPNVSVEGTTSITNEEGKSQDSPENKESSPATLKHDHLRDKKRNINPFFVDKESYRDSFKRKRGKDYLRFPFDLLAQGLDYDTFAVEFRKYSISYAKKLEKARNKKLNCVEWGKPIVGPTFTLPPRTRKDSVCNTETRANQRYNLRGRQNKIERDYLEFLDDDNSSESLSSPGGKGNNDMSQTDDIILNNEVKDNSKKDQQSRRDSPPLVIVEEINSAKKLYLQENLNQSMTHSSDKSPKKVNVSTPSQASEASSPTIPTKRLSLRRANASINSNDKNETCEGSSPVVIVEDTDKKELLQCENLKSPVSQRTISSPASTPNKEHYSLPSSPTSSPVVSLKRLPSRTDPSRVVVCDNDRKTRAVDRTESPPVPDQNVTKRRRLDFQLADDNVVEVEEDRLSNASRSPAPCLPAIKNVEDSESPKISCPICNQLFSRDIIQEHASECVQYVDEEEEMDRSLTARAKRTRNN